A genomic segment from Conger conger chromosome 2, fConCon1.1, whole genome shotgun sequence encodes:
- the snx11 gene encoding sorting nexin-11, whose product MIKNQEEDEFIAVRVQDPRVQNEGFWNSYVDFKIFLHTNSKAFTAKTSCVRRRYSEFVWLKKKLQKNSGLVPVPDLPGKTLFFTFSNEDVIERRRHGLQNFLDKVVHMTVCLSDSQLHLFLQTQLPVGHIEDCVQGHTPYTVTDAILTYASSNRGWAQEEESVVQEPSLLSVSYESVDSPAPHLPTFKNEETVEFRASVTETHKRDFQETCTDEISHHANTCVIRGTDTSVVKKCINVEDVLKVDVHETNTCVIKGSDTRVEEECIHEDDVLKVDVHETESCVPGKMEAAIEEKDPCEEHTFKEDVQEINICVLGAMTGGIWEQDASEDPVHEASVHENNSDADSRPDLLDSDTFIIEAPPAQVNERAMKEKNVREEDVHQEDVQETNTCVTEAMEGTIQKKDYSEESVYQAHEHDCKSDVQDLKENEGLDESDVHEANICLMLPRGSEASCKEKHSNEGGVQVVNNYKTSNRVIEGKEDPTMEENCEEEHKVDVRVTNICVVGETGHRVTERDTNHEDVYRVVANGSSISLNRAMAISEKDTNEIACETSAPKANDHEDESFSESTSDSRSDAENVVPIITLSDTHEVDTNEDVHKTDAYNTSTGTADVCELDCLVLKVSDDIPEKASYDAKANTVSGVSEPGLHEGLQDPHGNPIEGHCARSYAIIHKLDDCKADVPETGNQELEPPEMDNHTGFNGQLEGKLSNY is encoded by the exons TCCTGTTCCCGACTTGCCGGGCAAGACGCTTTTCTTCACTTTCAGCAATGAAGACGTCATCGAGAGGAGGCGGCATGGCCTGCAGAACTTTCTGGACAA ggTGGTGCACATGACTGTTTGCCTCTCGGACAGTCAGCTGCACTTGTTTCTGCAGACGCAGCTTCCCGTGGGCCACATTGAAGACTGTGTGCAGGGACACACCCCCTACACTGTGACTGACGCAATCCTCACCTATGCCTCTTCCAATCGCGGTTGGGCTCAGGAGGAAGAGAGTGTGGTCCAGGAACCAAGCCTCCTTTCGGTTTCATATGAATCCGTGGACAG ccctgctcctcatctaccTACCTTTAAAAATGAGGAAACCGTTGAGTTCAGGGCTAGTGTGACTGAAACCCACAAGAGGGATTTCCAAGAGACCTGCACTGATGAAATCAGTCATCATGCCAACACCTGTGTCATTAGGGGAACTGACACTAGTGTTGTAAAGAAATGCATTAATGTGGAGGATGTCCTAAAAGTTGATGTCCATGAGACTAACACCTGCGTGATTAAGGGAAGTGATACCAGAGTTGAAGAGGAATGCATTCATGAGGATGATGTCTTAAAGGTTGATGTCCATGAGACTGAGTCCTGTGTGCCTGGGAAAATGGAGGCAGCCATTGAGGAGAAGGACCCCTGTGAGGAACATACTTTCAAGGAAGATGTCCAGGAGATCAATATCTGTGTGTTAGGGGCAATGACGGGTGGTATCTGGGAACAGGATGCCAGTGAGGATCCTGTCCATGAAGCCAGTGTCCACGAGAACAACTCTGATGCTGACTCCAGACCTGACCTGTTGGACTCTGACACTTTTATTATAGAGGCCCCTCCAGCTCAAGTAAATGAGAGAGCCatgaaagagaaaaatgtcagaGAGGAAGATGTCCACCAGGAAGATGTCCAGGAGACCAACACCTGTGTGACTGAAGCAATGGAAGGTACCATCCAGAAGAAGGATTACAGCGAGGAGTCAGTCTATCAGGCCCATGAACATGACTGCAAATCTGATGTTCAGGATTTGAAGGAAAATGAAGGTCTTGATGAGAGCGATGTCCATGAAGCCAACATCTGCTTGATGTTACCTAGAGGTAGTGAGGCCAGCTGCAAAGAAAAGCACAGTAATGAGGGTGGTGTTCAAGTGGTTAATAATTATAAGACCAGCAACCGTGTGATTGAAGGAAAGGAGGACCCTACCATGGAGGAAAACTGTGAGGAAGAGCACAAGGTAGATGTCCGTGTGACTAATATCTGTGTGGTTGGGGAAACTGGGCACCGTGTCACAGAGAGGGACACCAATCATGAGGATGTCTACAGGGTAGTTGCCAACGGGAGCAGCATCTCCCTCAATAGGGCAATGGCGATCTCTGAGAAGGACACCAACGAGATTGCCTGTGAAACCAGTGCCCCCAAGGCCAATGACCATGAGGATGAATCCTTTTCTGAATCCACTTCTGACTCCAGATCTGATGCTGAGAACGTGGTCCCCATTATCACTCTTTCTGACACCCATGAGGTAGACACCAATGAAGATGTCCATAAGACCGACGCTTACAATACCAGCACTGGGACAGCTGATGTCTGTGAGCTGGACTGCCTTGTGTTAAAAGTCAGTGATGATATCCCGGAGAAGGCGTCCTATGATGCCAAGGCCAACACCGTATCTGGGGTCAGCGAGCCTGGTCTTCATGAAGGCTTACAAGACCCTCACGGCAACCCCATTGAAGGCCATTGTGCCAGAAGCTATGCCATCATCCACAAGCTAGATGACTGCAAAGCAGATGTTCCAGAGACAGGGAACCAGGAGCTTGAGCCCCCTGAGATGGACAACCACACTGGCTTCAATGGCCAACTAGAAGGAAAACTCTCTAACTACTGA